One window of the Bos mutus isolate GX-2022 chromosome X, NWIPB_WYAK_1.1, whole genome shotgun sequence genome contains the following:
- the LOC102278583 gene encoding serine/threonine-protein phosphatase 2A 65 kDa regulatory subunit A alpha isoform: protein MAAADGDNSLDPMSILIDELQNEDIQLRINSINKLSTIALALGVEKTRSELLPLIIDIMYDEDEVLLALAEQLGTFTPLVGGPEYVHYLLPPLELLAVEEEAIVREKAVQSLRAISHEHSPSHLEDHFVPLVKRLVGGDLVNSRISACSLFSVCYPGVSIAIKAELLQCFRDLCSDNSLVVRCAAASNLGDFTKVLEIDDIKSEIIPIFSNLASDEQDSVRLLMVEVCVNIAQLLPQDILEALVMIILCQAAEDTSWRVRYMVAEKFTELQTAVGPEITKTGLVPAFQNLMQDYEPEVRAAASYKLKEFCENLSADYRENVILTKILPFSQELVSDTNQHVRSALASVILGLCPILGKDNTIEHIMPLFLALLRDECSDVRLNVISNLNCMKEVIGIQDLSQFLLPTIMELAEDANWRVRLVIIEYMPLLAGQFGLEFFDAQLHSLCMSWLVDHVYAIREAATNNLKKLVEQFGKEWALAAVIPRVLTLSEAPNYLHRMTTLFCINVLSEVCGQDITTKHMLPTVLYMAGDPVANVRFNVAKSLQKIGSILENSTLQTEVKPILEKLTQDRDVDVKYFAQEALTVLSLGPVSRLMLEEEPMPASAGHEYSPLSI from the exons ATGGCGGCGGCTGACGGCGATAACTCGCTCGACCCCATGTCGATCCTCATAGACGAGCTCCAGAATGAGGACATTCAGCTTCGCATCAACAGCATCAATAAGCTGTCCACCATCGCATTGGCCCTTGGAGTCGAAAAGACCCGCAGTGAGCTTCTGCCCCTCATTATAGACATTATGTACGACGAGGACGAGGTCCTCTTGGCCCTAGCGGAGCAGCTGGGCACCTTCACCCCTCTGGTCGGAGGTCCCGAGTATGTTCACTACCTGCTTCCACCCCTAGAGTTGCTGGCTGTGGAGGAGGAGGCCATAGTGCGGGAGAAGGCGGTGCAGTCCCTGAGGGCCATCTCGCATGAGCACTCACCCTCCCATCTCGAGGACCACTTTGTGCCACTCGTGAAGCGGCTGGTGGGCGGCGACTTGGTCAACTCCCGCATCTCAGCCTGCAGCCTTTTCTCCGTCTGCTACCCTGGCGTGTCCATTGCCATCAAGGCAGAACTTCTACAGTGCTTCCGGGATCTGTGCTCAGACAACAGCCTCGTGGTGCGGTGTGCAGCAGCCTCCAACCTGGGGGATTTCACCAAGGTGCTTGAGATTGACGACATCAAGAGTGAGATCATCCCCATATTCTCCAACCTGGCCTCTGACGAGCAGGATTCAGTGCGGCTGCTAATGGTGGAAGTGTGCGTGAACATCGCCCAGCTCCTGCCCCAGGACATCCTAGAGGCCCTGGTGATGATTATTCTGTGCCAGGCTGCTGAGGACACATCCTGGCGCGTCCGTTACATGGTGGCCGAGAAGTTCACAGAGCTCCAGACAGCAGTGGGGCCTGAGATCACCAAAACGGGCCTGGTCCCTGCCTTCCAGAACCTGATGCAAGACTATGAGCCTGAGGTGAGGGCCGCTGCCTCCTACAAGCTCAAAGAATTCTGTGAAAATCTCTCAGCTGACTATCGGGAGAATGTGATCCTGACCAAGATCTTGCCTTTCAGCCAGGAGCTGGTCTCAGATACCAACCAGCATGTCAGGTCCGCCCTGGCCTCCGTCATCCTAGGCCTCTGCCCCATCCTGGGCAAAGATAACACCATCGAGCACATCATGCCCCTCTTCCTGGCTCTGCTGAGGGATGAGTGCTCTGATGTGCGGCTGAACGTCATCTCTAACCTCAATTGCATGAAAGAGGTGATCGGCATCCAGGATCTGTCCCAGTTCCTGCTCCCCACCATCATGGAGCTTGCAGAGGATGCCAACTGGCGGGTGCGTCTGGTCATCATTGAGTACATGCCTCTGCTGGCTGGACAGTTTGGGCTGGAGTTCTTTGATGCACAGCTCCACTCCTTGTGCATGTCCTGGCTTGTGGATCATGTCTATGCCATCCGCGAGGCGGCCACCAACAACCTGAAGAAGCTGGTGGAGCAGTTTGGGAAGGAGTGGGCCCTTGCCGCTGTCATCCCGAGGGTCCTCACCCTGTCTGAGGCACCCAACTACCTGCACCGCATGACTACACTCTTCTGCATCAATGTGCTGTCTGAGGTCTGTGGGCAGGATATCACCACCAAGCACATGCTGCCCACAGTGCTGTATATGGCTGGGGACCCCGTCGCCAATGTCCGCTTCAATGTGGCCAAGTCCCTACAGAAGATCGGGTCCATCCTGGAAAACAGCACACTGCAGACTGAGGTCAAGCCCATCCTGGAGAAGCTGACCCAGGACCGGGATGTAGATGTCAAGTACTTTGCCCAGGAGGCTCTGACTGTCCTGTCTCTTGGTCCTGTCTCTCGCCTGATGCTAGAAGAGGAGCCAATGCCAGCCTCTG CTGGACATGAATATTCACCTCTTTCTATTTGA